One window of Planktothrix serta PCC 8927 genomic DNA carries:
- a CDS encoding DEAD/DEAH box helicase — protein MSPSFASLGISEERASYLETIGFSEPTAIQVEAIPHILAGRDVVGLAQTGTGKTAAFSLPILEQLDTSAKGVQALILTPTRELAMQVKEAIRKMTDDRSLYVLTVYGGQSIDRQIQRLQQGVQIVVGTPGRILDLLNRGNLKFDRIKWLVLDEADEMLSMGFIQDVEKILESVAEDRQTAFFSATMEPSIWKLVKKFLKNPVTIKAENPKATPKRIEQRAYMAPRGWTKARALQPILELEDPESAIIFVRTKQAAAELTTFLQGAGHSVDEYHGNLNQTQRERLLQRFRRRQVRWIVATDIAARGLDVDHLTHVINYDLPDNAESYVHRIGRTGRAGRDGIAITLIQPIDRRKLRIIERHLRHNFTVLSIPKRSQIEARYIDRLQGRVREALAGERVASFLPIVAQLGEEYDPHAIAAAALQLAYDQTRPSWLDSDFDDQEEETQMSSSSSSSPKPKLNRRISRPSVTQGVE, from the coding sequence ATGAGTCCATCTTTTGCAAGCTTAGGAATTTCCGAAGAACGAGCGAGTTATCTGGAAACAATAGGCTTTTCTGAACCTACCGCCATTCAGGTCGAAGCAATTCCCCATATATTGGCTGGACGTGACGTGGTGGGACTGGCTCAAACCGGGACGGGCAAAACAGCCGCCTTCTCATTGCCCATTCTGGAGCAATTAGACACCAGTGCCAAAGGCGTACAAGCGTTAATCCTGACCCCAACTCGTGAGTTGGCCATGCAAGTTAAAGAAGCGATTCGGAAAATGACCGATGATCGCAGCTTGTATGTGTTAACCGTTTATGGCGGTCAGTCGATTGATCGACAAATTCAACGGTTACAACAGGGCGTTCAGATTGTCGTTGGCACACCTGGACGGATTTTAGATTTACTCAACCGGGGTAATCTAAAATTTGATCGGATTAAGTGGTTAGTATTGGATGAAGCCGATGAAATGTTAAGCATGGGCTTTATTCAAGATGTAGAGAAAATTCTGGAATCCGTTGCTGAAGATCGGCAAACGGCATTTTTCTCCGCCACAATGGAGCCTTCGATTTGGAAACTGGTGAAGAAATTCCTCAAAAATCCAGTCACCATTAAAGCCGAAAACCCCAAAGCTACCCCCAAACGGATTGAACAACGTGCTTATATGGCTCCCCGGGGCTGGACAAAAGCACGGGCGTTGCAACCGATTTTAGAATTAGAAGATCCAGAATCGGCGATTATTTTTGTTCGCACCAAACAAGCGGCTGCGGAGTTAACCACTTTCCTGCAAGGGGCGGGTCATAGTGTCGATGAATATCATGGCAACTTGAACCAAACCCAACGGGAACGACTGCTGCAACGCTTCCGCCGTCGTCAAGTCCGGTGGATCGTAGCGACCGATATTGCGGCACGGGGATTAGATGTAGATCATCTCACCCACGTGATTAACTACGATTTACCCGATAACGCGGAAAGTTATGTTCACCGTATTGGTCGCACAGGTCGCGCCGGACGGGACGGAATCGCCATTACGCTGATTCAACCGATTGATCGCCGGAAACTGCGGATCATCGAGCGTCATTTGCGCCATAACTTCACGGTGTTGTCCATTCCTAAGCGATCGCAAATTGAAGCCCGTTATATTGACCGTCTGCAAGGACGGGTGCGGGAAGCTTTAGCTGGCGAACGGGTAGCCTCCTTTTTGCCGATTGTGGCACAATTGGGAGAGGAATATGATCCCCATGCGATCGCGGCAGCCGCCTTACAACTGGCCTACGATCAAACTCGTCCGAGTTGGTTAGATTCTGACTTTGATGACCAGGAGGAAGAAACACAAATGTCTTCTTCTTCTTCTTCTTCTCCTAAACCCAAATTAAACCGTCGGATTTCTCGTCCTTCGGTTACTCAAGGCGTTGAATAG